Below is a genomic region from Desulfobacterales bacterium.
CTAATCTGGAAAAACATGGTGTGTCATTTGAAGAGGCGAGCACTGCTTTTAAAGATACTTTATCCTTAACCATAGATGACCCTTTACATTCAAGCGATGAAAAAAGACTGATTCTTATTGGAATGTCCTATGATAATTGTCTGTTGATTGTCGTTCATACTGAAAGAGGAGACAATATAAGGATTATCAGTGCCAGAAAAGCAACAAAAAAAGAAAGGAAATATTATGAAAACGATGTCTAATGATCCGGATATGCTTGAAGAATATGATTTCAGCAAGGGCGTAAGGGGTAAATACGCTAAGGAATATAAAAAAGGAACAAATGTTGTATTCATCGCTCCGGAAGTAGCTGAATTTTTTCCGGATGAGAACTCGGTAAATGACGCCTTGCGATCATTGATTCCTATAATTAAGAAAAGAGAAAAAAGAATTGCCGAACAAGGGCATTGAGATGGGCCGGAAGCAGGAGCTTGGATCAAACCTTGATTTGTGATTATCTATCCTTTTTTCAAAAAGGCATTCATTCCATCCCTGTATCTTATAAAATCCACCTTTCTGTGTAACTGTTCCTTTAATTCCTGCTTTATCCCGATAAGATAGAACAAATCCGTTTTTCCAAGCTCAACAACAACATCAATGTCACTTGCCGCGGTCATTGCTGCGTTATCGCCGATATGGTGAACAAAGGGACATTCTATATCCCTTATGTCAAGATTTTTTTATTTTCTTTATAAACAGATAGTTACATTTCATTTCAAATTTAGGACGTACCTCACCGACTGCAGATAGCAGAAGTATTTCGGCAGTTTCTCTTCTCGGCGAACACCGTTGCTGATCGTTACGTTTATCCGGTATCTCATGCAGGTGCATGACCACCCATCATTCCTTATCCAGCATCAAGGGTTCAGAAGAGAGGCCCATTATTGTCCCTCCCGAGGTCTTTTGCCTCAACGTCCTTAATCGGGCTCTCAAGCCGAAACTAATTAAATTGTATCGCTTTGCTCTTTCTGATTTTATGGGTTTTTTTAAGGCATGGGTGGGAAACCTTGAATAATATATGAGGAGCGGGAAGCCGCGACAGCAGCTTCCCCAGGTGCATTATTCAATGCTCCCCACATCCGGCTATCCCTTGGCAAGTTGCTCCCCAGCAGAGCTTGCCTCTGTTTCACCGGACATAAAAGTATGGACAAGGCGCGGATTGTCCCTCCCGAAATTATATAAATCTTAACGGTCTTGAAAGCGCTCTTGTCCAGAACACAGCTTCAACTGCTTAAATATGATGGATCAAATACGTCGTTTTTCTTCATTAATGTCCAGGCAATGATCAGCATTTTAGCGGCCAGTTTTACTCTCATTTTGGTCTTGATACCTCGCTCAGCCTCGCGACATTTAAGCATCCGATGATAAATTCGTTGAAAGTGCTCGTTATGGTAAGAGGCTATCAGGGCGGCCTGATAAAGACCATACCTCAAATCCCCGTCTCCCCGCTTTGAAATGACCGGCACAGCGCTGTTACTTGTTTTCCCGCTACGGTTGGCATTTAAATCCAACCCGGCCAAGCGGATGACCTGCTTCCGGTTACTAAAACGAAATGGATTGCCGATCACAGCCATAACCAGAGCGGAAATATAAGGGCCAAAACCAGGTATGCTTTGCAGCGGTTTTTCTTCCGGCATACAGCTGCTGATTTTTTTGATCTGCTCCATGGTGTTGCTGATTCGAAGTCTGACATTCACAAGTTTCTCCACAAGCATTTTTGCCTCAAACTGATCCGAGGCGGTAACCGGCATTCCCACAGAGTTTGCCGCGGCATCATAAATAGTCCTCAAGCGACGGGTTTGCCGTAACCCCCTGTCGGTTGTGGTGACATGGTTGACAAATGTATCAAATTCAGTGGCGGCTATTTTTTTGGGATCCAGATACCATTTTATGATCGCCAAATTCTCTTCCAGCCCACTGCCCCAGTGGCGATCCATCTCCGGAAAAAACTTGGCCAATAGACTGTTGCGTATACGCATTCGCATACTGTGTTCTTCTTTCTTAAGTCTTTTGCGAAATGAAAGCAGATTTCGAAGCGCCATGATTTCAGGTCCTGGGTCATCATAGAACTGGCACTTGCCCCGACTCACGAGGTCGGCAACGTTGGCGCTGTCCTTGGTGTCGTTTTTATCCCATCGGCCATTTAACAGATCCCGGTTGTTACTGACTGCTTTTCCTGATACCAGCACCACCATGTATCCTTTCTGGATCA
It encodes:
- a CDS encoding BrnT family toxin, whose protein sequence is MLIFEWDFKKAKTNLEKHGVSFEEASTAFKDTLSLTIDDPLHSSDEKRLILIGMSYDNCLLIVVHTERGDNIRIISARKATKKERKYYENDV
- a CDS encoding transposase: IQKGYMVVLVSGKAVSNNRDLLNGRWDKNDTKDSANVADLVSRGKCQFYDDPGPEIMALRNLLSFRKRLKKEEHSMRMRIRNSLLAKFFPEMDRHWGSGLEENLAIIKWYLDPKKIAATEFDTFVNHVTTTDRGLRQTRRLRTIYDAAANSVGMPVTASDQFEAKMLVEKLVNVRLRISNTMEQIKKISSCMPEEKPLQSIPGFGPYISALVMAVIGNPFRFSNRKQVIRLAGLDLNANRSGKTSNSAVPVISKRGDGDLRYGLYQAALIASYHNEHFQRIYHRMLKCREAERGIKTKMRVKLAAKMLIIAWTLMKKNDVFDPSYLSS